One window of the Alligator mississippiensis isolate rAllMis1 chromosome 5, rAllMis1, whole genome shotgun sequence genome contains the following:
- the C5H18orf21 gene encoding UPF0711 protein C18orf21 homolog isoform X2, producing the protein MLGRRRFLEAAARGLSGTCPAQACFLLWTLQALGDDEGSSSERICPYCFQFRVPGNHRVRLGPKRKATRQVQKLLCQKAKNQKFSWKQMKLWRKYQGSKSILNM; encoded by the exons ATGCTGGGGCGGCGGCGGTTCTTggaggcggcggcgcggggcctGAGCGGCACGTGCCCGGCCCAGGCCTGCTTCCTGCT CTGGACCCTGCAGGCTCTGGGAG ATGATGAAGGCAGCAGCAGCGAGAGGATCTGCCCatactgcttccagttcaggGTGCCTGGGAACCACCGTGTGCGCCTTGGGCCCAAGAGAAAAGCAACACGGCAGGTCCAGAAGCTGCTGTGTCAGAAGGCAAAGAACCAGAAATTCAGCTGGAAGCAGATGAAGCTTTGGAGAAAGTACCAGGGTTCCAAAAGCATCCTG